A genome region from Chelonia mydas isolate rCheMyd1 chromosome 12, rCheMyd1.pri.v2, whole genome shotgun sequence includes the following:
- the IL34 gene encoding interleukin-34 isoform X3: MQRGYAPFLYFVAVLGLEAAMQKECRIIEALQNKLTYQQRLQYMKHYFPINYTVNVQFEEVLKAANITRLRDQNVSELSLRYLWLSVNSQVLLKIWAVLLERHPSWEYTQDLCRLFEQLAEEYESYNQGNVDANVQDVVEQVLAGDAGSSQKAVPPKALLDNCVKVMWLLYSESCK, translated from the exons ATGCAGCGGGGCTACGCACCCTTCCTCT ATTTCGTGGctgtcctggggctggaggctgcaaTGCAGAAGGAATGCAGGATTATCGAGGCTCTCCAGAACAAGCTGACGTATCAGCAACGGCTCCAGTACATG AAACACTATTTCCCCATCAACTATACCGTGAATGTCCAGTTCGAAGAGGTTCTCAAGGCGGCCAACATTACCAGGCTG CGGGATCAGAACGTCAGCGAGCTGTCCCTGCGCTATCTCTGGCTGAGTGTGAACTCCCAGGTGCTGCTGAAGATCtgggctgtgctgctggagaggcACCCGTCCTGGGAGTACACCCAAGATCTCTGCCGCCTCTTTGAGCAGCTGGCTGAGGAGTACGAGAGCTACAACCAG GGGAACGTGGACGCAAATGTTCAGGACGTGGTAGAGCAGGTTCTCGCTGGCGACGCGGGGAGCAGCCAGAAGGCCGTGCCCCCCAAAGCCCTGCTGGATAACTGCGTCAAGGTCATGTGGCTGCTGTACAGCGAATCAT GTAAATAG
- the IL34 gene encoding interleukin-34 isoform X1 — translation MQRGYAPFLYFVAVLGLEAAMQKECRIIEALQNKLTYQQRLQYMKHYFPINYTVNVQFEEVLKAANITRLRDQNVSELSLRYLWLSVNSQVLLKIWAVLLERHPSWEYTQDLCRLFEQLAEEYESYNQGNVDANVQDVVEQVLAGDAGSSQKAVPPKALLDNCVKVMWLLYSESFDLLAGGTWPDGVGRLQSKLMNQPREPQNSKGKKGQAHWDRLPAIPQAVSGSPSPAVATGSLFLSQDRAPGSLYFLPQPPHLASWGE, via the exons ATGCAGCGGGGCTACGCACCCTTCCTCT ATTTCGTGGctgtcctggggctggaggctgcaaTGCAGAAGGAATGCAGGATTATCGAGGCTCTCCAGAACAAGCTGACGTATCAGCAACGGCTCCAGTACATG AAACACTATTTCCCCATCAACTATACCGTGAATGTCCAGTTCGAAGAGGTTCTCAAGGCGGCCAACATTACCAGGCTG CGGGATCAGAACGTCAGCGAGCTGTCCCTGCGCTATCTCTGGCTGAGTGTGAACTCCCAGGTGCTGCTGAAGATCtgggctgtgctgctggagaggcACCCGTCCTGGGAGTACACCCAAGATCTCTGCCGCCTCTTTGAGCAGCTGGCTGAGGAGTACGAGAGCTACAACCAG GGGAACGTGGACGCAAATGTTCAGGACGTGGTAGAGCAGGTTCTCGCTGGCGACGCGGGGAGCAGCCAGAAGGCCGTGCCCCCCAAAGCCCTGCTGGATAACTGCGTCAAGGTCATGTGGCTGCTGTACAGCGAATCAT TTGACCTGTTGGCTGGCGGGACTTGGCCTGACGGTGTGGGGAGGCTCCAGTCCAAACTGATGAACCAGCCAAGGGAGCCCCAGaactcaaaggggaaaaaaggtcaAGCCCATTGGGACAGGCTGCCTGCCATCCCACAAGCTGTCTCgggctctccctccccagcagtagCAACGGGGAGCCTCTTTCTCAGCCAGGATCGGGCCCCTGGAAGTCTGTATTTTCTCCCACAGCCACCGCACCTGGCTTCCTGGGGAGAATGA
- the IL34 gene encoding interleukin-34 isoform X2 → MQRGYAPFLYFVAVLGLEAAMQKECRIIEALQNKLTYQQRLQYMKHYFPINYTVNVQFEEVLKAANITRLRDQNVSELSLRYLWLSVNSQVLLKIWAVLLERHPSWEYTQDLCRLFEQLAEEYESYNQLLSGRPSPKPSGRVTAQGWPYHEQTEAATGREKRSLLCPSLAPPGAWTD, encoded by the exons ATGCAGCGGGGCTACGCACCCTTCCTCT ATTTCGTGGctgtcctggggctggaggctgcaaTGCAGAAGGAATGCAGGATTATCGAGGCTCTCCAGAACAAGCTGACGTATCAGCAACGGCTCCAGTACATG AAACACTATTTCCCCATCAACTATACCGTGAATGTCCAGTTCGAAGAGGTTCTCAAGGCGGCCAACATTACCAGGCTG CGGGATCAGAACGTCAGCGAGCTGTCCCTGCGCTATCTCTGGCTGAGTGTGAACTCCCAGGTGCTGCTGAAGATCtgggctgtgctgctggagaggcACCCGTCCTGGGAGTACACCCAAGATCTCTGCCGCCTCTTTGAGCAGCTGGCTGAGGAGTACGAGAGCTACAACCAG TTGCTCTCTGGTCGCCCTAGCCCTAAGCCCAGCGGTAGAGTTACggcccagggctggccttaccatgagcaAACTGAGGCGGccacagggagagagaagaggagccTCTTATGTCCCTCTCTAgcccccccaggagcctggactgattaa